In Vicia villosa cultivar HV-30 ecotype Madison, WI linkage group LG7, Vvil1.0, whole genome shotgun sequence, the DNA window aaataaattattaatatttaaaaatcaaccaCTTTTAGAAAAAATAGCaatattactaaataaaaaatatataataatttcaaaTTTTGGCTTAGGATATTTTTTTAGCAGTTTCGACATCCATTCATCCCCATCACAAATTATCGAAACTGCCACTATCCTTACAACTCTTCCTAGAGCTATTTTTAATTACATGATTGATTAACCATTTCACGCGCTAAAACGTTGTTGATGTAACACGCTCTGTGAAATTTCAGAACAAGTATCGTTATGATTGGACGTTGTATCCACGCTCTAAATCCGCGAGTATGAACAAAAACTTGTAAATAATATCCTTTCAGTCTCTTCACTGACCGTTTTAAAATCACACGCAAAACTGAATTTTCTCTTTCTCGCAACGAACAAAACTTCCATTTTCCCTCTTTCCATACAGAGAAATTGAAAGCTTCATTTTCAACTTTTTCACAGTTTTCGTTGCTTCGGTAAAAcgattctctctctttctctatgAATTTTCTATGTGAATACGTTAATGCTGATAAATTTGTTGAGTTTTTTCTGATTAATTTTTGTATTCTGTATAATTTGTTTCAGAGAATGCATTGAAAAACAGTTCTGTATGAGTTTGTTGATTTCGAAGAAAAATGGATATAGCTTTTAGGTTTCCACAGTCGAAAGTAGGTTTCAATGGTTTCGATTCTTGTGTTTCGTTTGGTGGTAGAGGCTTTGGTTGTGCTTTTCTTTGTTATTCAAGGAATAGTTTGAAATTGGAAACTTATTGTGGAGGAGAGTTTAGAGGTTTGAATTCGAAGTCGAAGCTGAGTTCGTCGTGTAGGAGTAGTTATACTAGTAGTAACTATTTTAAGGTAAATAGGAGAGTTTGGTTAAAGTGTAAGGGAAATGATTCATTTGGATATGACAATGGAAATGGTAGGAAAGGTTTGAATGAGGGTAATGATTTGGTGTCTATTTCCGGTGCAGAATTAGGCGAACCTTTGGGGGAAGTCGGGGGTGAAGTAGAAGTAGAGGTAAAAAGTGTGGATGAATTGAAGGAATTGTTGCAGAAGGCCTTGAAAGAATTAGAAGCTGCTAGAGTGAATAGTATTGTGTTTGAGGAGAAGGTTAAAAAGATATCGGAGACTGCGATATCTTTGCAGGATGGAGCGGCGAGAGCTTGGACTGATGTTAATTCTAAACTTGATATTATTCAGGAGATTGTTAGTGAAGAGTTTATTGCTAAAGAAGCTGTTCAGAATGCGACTATGGCTCTTTCTTTAGCTGAGGCGAGACTTCAAGTGGCCGTTGAATCTTTGGAGGTTGTGAGTGAAGATAATGGTTTTGTACGAGATTCGAGCGAGAGTGATGGTGGTAACGGTGTAGTGCAAGAGGGGAAAGAGCGTTTGGTTGCTCAGGAAGATATTAAGGAATGTCAGACAAGTTTAGCGAGTTGTGAGGCTGAGCTGAGGCGCTTGCAAAGTAGGAAAGAGGAGTTGCAGAATGAAGTGAGCATGTTGCATGGAATGGCGGAAAAAGCACAGTTGAATGCGGTGAAAGCGGAGGAGGATGTTACAGACATAATGCATTTAGCCGAGCAAGCTGTTGCCTTTGAGCTTGAGGCTGCAAAGCGTGTTAACGATGCAGAAATTGCATTGCATAGAGCAGAGAAGTCTGTTATTAGTATTAATGATGATACCGCAGACGCTTTACAGGAAAAAGATGCAGCAGCCCTCCCCGAGGCGGAGAAATTGGTTCAAGATTTTCCTGGTGAAGTTTCTGTTAAAGGTGAGCTTGAAATCTCCAGTAATGACGAGTCGTTGCTGGCCACAGATTCACTAGAGACACAGTCTAATAAAACCGGCCAAATCTCGGAAGTTATAACTCAATCTGGTTATTTAAGTGATCATGATAATGGACAGTTCAGCATTGACTCTTCCAAAGAAGCTGAACTTGAAGTAGAGAAGTCAAAGAATGTAGTTCAAGCAAAAAAACAAGAAACACAGAAAGATTTGCCTAGAGATAATTCACCATCTACTCCCAAGACATCATTGAAGAAGTCTTCCCGATTTTTTCCTGCATCATTTTTCTCTTCTAGTACAGAAGAGACTGATTACTCACCAGCATCAATTTTCAATGGTCTTGTGGAATCTGCACAGAATCAATTACCCAAACTGATTGTTGGGTTATTGTTAATTGGAGCAGGGTGCGTATGATCTTTCTGTATCTATCTCCTTTTTCTTGTTGTTATCTTTTGTTAGACCATCCTAGAAACAATACATTTAGAAGTATGTAAAAAACATATGCCTGCCCTAGCATGTGTAATGTACAAGCGcaataaatatgaaatattaaGTATACAAGTTTTAGTATTTTGTGCAACATGATAGAAAAGTATCAAAGCTGAAATGTTCACTAGTTTGTTTAGAAACTGATGGTGAAATAAAATTTTCTGCGACGGGGATGGGATTTTTGCCTTTCTATATGTTACCTTTGTCTAAGTTGTTCTGTTCTCTTTCTGTGGGACAATATTGAGCTTTGTCATTATGTTAATTAAATGAAAAGATCAATATGAAGGTTTTTCTTTGTTTTACTAGAAACAGTGGGTTTTTATTTCAGGGTCACGTTCTTTTCCAATAGAGCAGAGAGAAGTTCTCAGCTACTTCAGCAGCCAGAAGTCATTGTAACCACAGTTGAAGAAGTTTCCTCAAATGCAAGGCCTCTGGTTAGACAGCTTCAGGAACTCGCCAACAGCATTAAGAAAGTTATTGCTTCGTTACCCGATCAAGAGGTTTGATCTTCAATTTTTACTCATTAATTTGCATGCTCAATTCAGTAGGTTTCATTTGACTCTGCATGATATTTATTATAGGTGAACGACGAGGAAGCCTCCCTCTTTGACATGCTCTGGCTATTACTTGCAAGTGTAATATTCGTCCcactatttcaaaaaattccCGGAGGTAGATTGGTTGCCATGTTTTCTAAATATTGAATTCAACATACTTTTCTTAGTATGGCCATGTTGTTTGTCTAGATGTTATACTTTAGTTTCAATTTTATTAGGCTAAAACTTCATAAGTTGCTCATATGAAGCTTTGGTGCATAGATTATACCTGCTGCTTCTTTTAGCCCACGTTTCTTTTCCTTATTCACTGTGTTTTAGTTTGATTCTGATGATAAATGAAGCCACAATGATCAAGACAAGCTTGATTACTTAAATTATAAAGTATTGTTATTGTTGTAAGCAGCCAACAAATAGCAGATTTATTCTTCCTTGCATGTGAAGCAATTTTATTAAGTCATAATCTGATAAAATTGATTGTCTGACATTCATATGATATATTGTTTCACTGATTCTGTGTCCCTTATCTGCAACAATCTTTAGGCAGTCCAGTTCTTGGTTACTTGGCTGCTGGAATCTTGATTGGGCCTTATGGACTCTCCATCATTCGCAATGTTCACGGGACAAAATCAATCGCTGAATTTGGAGTtgttttccttttatttaatATTGGCCTGGAGGTGGAGCTTCATATAAGATCTTGTCCATAACTTCAATTATCTTCTtactaaaatataataaactgaagCTATGGTTTTTTTTCTTCTAGCTATCTGTGGAAAGGCTTAGTTCAATGAAGAAATATGTCTTTGGATTAGGCTCTGCTCAGGTGATTGTGGAACTCCGTCTTTCACCTTTGTAGTAagaatatatgaaaataaaattgtCATAGAATAAATTGATTCCATCAAAAGAGTAATTCATATTACCGGTTGGAGAATTAATCTCCTCATCTCCTTACATATATTGATTTGTTCCTTATCtaatttagattaaatattagtCATTAGTTCTTTTGTCTTGTGTAACAACATCCAAAATATTCATGCCATACCAATATAATTTTATTGTTGAGTATTCCTTTTCCTCCCTCTACATCTAAACACCTaaaccctaaaacttcaaaaCTTGTTAATGCTGTTTACTTCATGATATTCTATTTATATATTAGTAACTAACAAGCCAACAACTCTTACCATGTATGAACAAATGCAGGTTTTGTTGACTGCCGCAGTTATTGGGTTGGTGGCTCATTATATTTGTGGCCAAGCTGGCCCTGCTGCTCTTGTCATTGGGAATGGCCTGGCATTATCATCGACTGCTGTTGTTCTGCAGGTAAATATCCTGAGTATTGTTTACTTTTAAATTCTTACTATAGGGTATTACGTTCACACAGTCTAGTCACTTTAACCGTTCCAGCTTTATACCTCTGTTTAATGTATATTCTGAGATTGTGATATCTACCTTTTTTTTAAAGCATTAATTACTTGTAAAAGGATTTTGCTGTCGCATGTATCTGTTATTTGCTAAAACTGAAATCTATAGTCTGTAATGTAAGTCCACCTTCGAAAGACTCTCGTGTCACAAGTTTAAACATTTAGGGTAGGAGTCAAGACTTTGTTCTttctatataataattatattttcatgTATGCTGAGTCCTTCATGTGGCAATATTTCAAGTGAATTGTTTTACAGGTGTTACAGGAGAGAAGCGAGAGCACATCACGACATGGACGAGCTACATTTTCTGTATTACTTTTTCAGGTTACTTTATACCTTACTAATACTATGTATCTAGAAAGTAGAAACTGAAGGACTTTGctgtaaaatatatatatacacacacaggGAGGAGAGAAGAAAGGGATATAAAGTGTCTCCCAAATAATTGCAACTCTTCAGATAATGGACCAAAATTGACTATTTCTTCTTTGTTTATGCACAGGATTTGGCGGTTGTTGTCTTGCTAATTCTCATACCTCTTATTTCACCTAATTCTTCCAAAGGAGGGGTAACACTTTCTAGCACTGACTGCTTAAAAGACTTCGTCAGATGTTCTCATGAACTTTAGAAATTGGCTTCTTAAAGTTGTATGAACTCCTAAGTAGCATGAGAAAGTGTTATGACAAGGGTTGTCCATGTTGTTCAGAGAACTTGCATTTGATTggataattatgttttgattttttccatatgCATTAAAAGGGTCAAGGCACATTGTACTCTTTCTAATTGAAGTTAGTTCATGTTAAATGCTTGATTGAAAGCCATTAACTTTGCTTTTATGTTATGGCCATCACCGCCATTGCTATAACGCAGTTGCTGCTAATATTATCTTCCGCTAAAGTCTTAATATCTGCTTTCAGGTTGGCTTTCAAGCTATTGCCGAAGCTCTTGGACTGGCTGCCGTTAAGGCTGCAGTTTCCATCACTGCCATAATTGCAGGTGGACGACTGGTAAGTTTTATTCACTAGAGCTGAAGTGTGAGCAGTGTGGTTCCTAATTATTTAGATGTACTTTGAATCTGGACAATGTTTAATAGTATCTATTTGAAGGTCTTTATTTACATTCTCTGGTCAATATATCTTTTTTACAAATTTTATGTGTATTTTGTTAAGTTCATCATTTAAATTTGTATTCAACATATGCTATCAATTATACTGTCTAGCGTGTTATATGTTATATATGATCCTTTGGAGCACTCAATACATTGACATCTAAAAATGATGAGGAGTTTTGATACATATTACTGACTGGATGCCGCAGATTGCTTTGTATACTTTATAATGATCCGTAATATGGTGTTGTGAAAATTCAGGTATTTTTATCTATCATGGGGGTGGAAGTTACTAACTTAGTAGCTTATAGTAGTTGAGATGAGTTTTGTACTATTTGTGGCTACACACACATATGAGGTCTTGGTTGAAGTTTCTAGGCTTAGTGGGGTTAATTAATTGTAGCAGGGATTTAGCTTATTTTATATTCTGTATCAACATCCTGATTCTGAAATATAGTAACTTTTTTCATAGGATAGGCTCCATATTTACGGCTTTGTGTTCATTCTAAATTTATCTTATGATGTTACTTTGTCACAGACATGACTTTTGGAATGTGACTTCCCACTCTTCTTTTGTCCAGCTCCTTCGACCTATATATAGGCAGATTGCAGAAAATCAGAATGCAGAAATATTTTCTGCCAATACACTCTTTGTTGTTCTTGGGACCAGCCTTCTCACAGCCAGGGTAGGTGTTCAGAGCACTGTTTTCCCATTTTCCATTGGTTGGGTTTTTAAACCAAGCCAAGGTTTGGCAGTTTGCTTTTGAGTTATTCTTGTGACCATTGAAGTGATAATTTGTCTGTATTGTGCTAGCCTtactttttactttttttaaaatgtaaatttTATTTGAAACAGGCAGGCCTGTCCATGGCTTTGGGAGCATTTTTGGCCGGTTTACTACTGGCAGAGACTGAATTTTCCTTACAGGTCGAATCCGATATTGCTCCATATCGTGGCCTTCTATTGGGACTCTTCTTTATGACGGTAGGTGCTTGATATTCAAATTCAAGAGCTAATTaatcattttgtttatttattcatgCATCATCTATTTTACACTTTATTAAACTTCTGGTCAATTATGGCTGACTTGAGGTTTGTGATTTTTTGAACAAGTCAGTGTTGGCATGTCTAACTAATGAAAAGTAATTTCTGTGACTTTTTCAGGTTGGAATGGCAATTGATCCAAAACTTCTTCTCTCAAACTTTCCAGTCATCATAGGGACACTGGGACTCTTGATATGTGGCAAGACACTCTTGGTTGCTTTGATTGGCAAAGTTTTTGGTATTTCACTCATATCTGCCATCAGAGTTGGACTTCTTCTTGCTCCTGGAGGAGAATTTGCATTTGTGGCTTTTGGTGAAGCTGTTAATCAGGTTTTTGACCTTGAAGACCATTTCTCGTGCAAAGAGTGCCtggttattaaataaaatttctagttcagtttcatttttgtcttcagaaaaaataaataaattatctgTCATATATCTTTATATCCGTATTCATGTgaaataagttattctatttgTGTTTGATTCTAACAATATGCTTCTTGGTGTTCTTAACTTGAGGTTATTGTAGAGGTTTACATCTATGTCATCTTCCTCTAAAATAAACTAGTAACTGGATATATAATTTGTTCTTACCAGACAAGTCTTGATAAAATAAGGTTGTTTCTTGCTGTTATTCTGTTATTTTATGATGTAATGATAGTTTTGAGATGCAATGTCATCTGTGCTTGCATTGCCCAGGAATTTATTAACTAGATTCTTTGGTTAAAGGTCATGAGGGATTGAATACATACCTCAGGCCTTGGTGATTTGCTATTATTGCATAATAGTGATTTTGGAACGAGTATGTTCTAAATTGTGTCTTGTAATTCAATTACGTAGACTGCTTGGATGGAGTGGAACTCAAAGAATTTCTGAAATCATAGAACCATTGCACCTCTTTTATTATGTAGTATCATAGATCATGCTTTTTTCAAGGTTCAACGCAATATGATATTTATGTCAATTCCACTAGTGTATATTGTTTTTCAAATTGTGTTATCGGTTCCTTATACTTTTTCGGTggttacttatattttaattctAAATCGTTTCCTttctcttgatgaattcttttttattttggaaaaaggaaagttgaaaagaaaccaaaaatatggatcaaatttcTGATTGCTGCTAAGAATCTTCTTCCTCTTCGAAAATTAATCTGCTTTAAaaactaatattatttctaattgaCACTTTTGTAGGGTATAATGTCTTCCCAGTTGTCCTCTTTGCTGTTCCTTGTTGTGGGAATTTCAATGGCCCTTACGCCATGGCTGGCCGAAGGAGGCCAGCTGATCGCCTCCCGTTTTGAGCAACACGATGTTCGAAGCTTATTACCTGTAGAAAGTGAGGTGAGATTACTTTCATTTTTGACTAACTGGGACTTCTACTAATTGCAAATGGTTGTGAAATTTACGGCTTTTGCACCACTCACTGTTGGCTTTCTTGCTGGTGGACTAAACCCTGTCTTTTTTATCTTACAACTTAATAGATTGTATGATGTGCTGTATGGTATAGTATAGCAATAAGTCTTTCCAGGAGGTTGAAGTGCTGATCTGTAGTATTTAAAAAGTAATGAAAAATAGTGAAATTCTTGCTTCTGAAATTTGTATTCCTTCATTCAAATCACCTTAAATTTGTGCCAAAAACAAATCGTCTAAAAAGTAGTGGTTTACATCGTTTTGGTTTACATCTTTTTCAGACGGATGATCTGCATGATCATATCATTATTTGTGGATTTGGGAGAGTTGGCCAGGTGAGTTGTTTCTTTTTGGGTATACTGTATCAGTTTTAATAATCAATTTAAGCTTAAAATTTTACTTTGTTATCTCAGATCATTGCACAACTTCTTTCTGAGCGACTCATTCCCTTTGTTGCACTAGATGTGCGAAGGTAACTTGATCTAACTGAAactattttcttttttagatGTTGTAAAGGAAAACAACATTACTGCATGGAATTAGCATCTAGATGAGCCTAGCTATACTGTTTGATTGTGCATTAGTTTCTGATATTCTTGGAGGCATTTAaggctttaattaaaaataattttgtcttGTTTTCTTTCCAAATACTTCAATTTTCATCTCGCTCCATTTCCCCCAAACCAAACACGAAGTAAAGATGCAGGAGGTCCCAGTTTACCATATATCATGTCTGCAATTTTGGATTGGAAATGGCCAATATTGTCCTAACTTGCCTTGGTATTTGATAATGTTCTCAGTGATAGAGTGGCAATTGGGCGTTCCTTGGATCTCCCAGTGTACTTCGGTGATGCTGGTAGTCGAGAGGTAGTACACATGAATTCAATAATTAAGCTCACATAGACGTTCATTACTTGACATGCTTTGTGTTGTCTGATAAGGTCCTACATAAAGTTGGGGCTGGAAGGGCAAGTGCTGCAGCAGTAACTCTAGATTCCCCTGGTGCAAACTATAGAACGGTTTGGGCTCTGAGCAAACACTTCCCAAACGTGAAGACTTTTGTCCGTGCTCATGATGTTATTCACGGATTGAATTTAGAAAAAGCTGGAGCTACCGCCGTAATATTCTGATACCTCTTCTATCATTTCTGTTATCATTGCCTAATCGTGTTATTTTGAAAGCaccatgattttttttcttaatgaCTGCATTTATTGGAATACTCACTGTAGATCTTGTGTATCTTGTGTTTCTGTTGATTGCATTTGCAGGTTGTACCGGAGACTTTGGAACCAAGTCTTCAGCTAGCAGCAGCCGTGCTTTCTGAGGTAACTATCATATTGACATTGGAAGTTGGAACAGATATATTGACTTAATGGAAAAGCAATTTATGTCCTAATATTTTGCTATACCTTATATTATGATGACGAACACCAGTAAATTATTATGTTCATCTGTCGTCGTGATTGAAACTTCAGTTCAGAATAGCAGTTGCCACACTGTTGTATGTTTTCTCTGCTTTGTCTGATTGATTTAAGTTTCTGACCAAATTTTCTTAGAAATGGTATAAGCATGTTTTTGCTATGGTAAAATTAGTTTCACATCTCACTGAAGATTCTAGCTTTTTTCTTTTCATGTTAAAATTGAAATGGTAAAAGGTGAAAATAAAACCAGATATTAATTGAGGGCAGGCCTTCATAAAAAATAACACAAAGGGTTCTTATCATGTTACTTTGCTAGTTGATGAAACTCTGACACAATGCTGAAGCATTGAGTTAGGCGATCTGTTATCTAAGAATTTCTCTCTTCAGGTTAAACTTCCTGCATCAGAGATTGCGGCAACAATTAATGAATTCAGATCCCGCCATCTGGCTGAGCTTACAGAAGTATGTGTTTTCTAAACTCCTCTCAGATTACATATTTAATCTTCTATGCCACAAGTCAATTTCACTTTCACCAAGGAATTTTCCTGTCATGGGTTCTCAACTAGTTCATTTCTGAATTTATGTATGTTACTTTTGGTCTTTTAATTCAGCTATCTGAAACAAGTGGAAGTTCTCTTGGATATGGATATAGTAGAATGATGAGCAAACCCAAAACCCAATCTCCCGATTCAATTGATGACTCTCAAGTCCCTGAAGGGTCAACATGAAGATTACCCTATTTATACAAAGAAGTCGAAGAAAACAGGGAAGTTAAGAAGAAAAATTGGAAAATTGTATAGCAGATCAGATGTTCAATTATTTGTGTACATTGAACAGAAATAAATCTGCATCGAAGATGCAAAATctgtatttattattttctttaactTGTAAATTATTATTCATTGTCCTTTCTCACAGATTTCTGATAAGGATGGTATCATTGTTGTATGTAACAATCATTAATGCTGTTTCATATTCATTGTCCTTTCTCAGGTTGTCCTAGATCATCCTCACCTTGGTATGCATGAGTTTTACTTTCATAGGATTTGATCTAAGGAGTTCATGACGATAAACATACACTTCATTATGAATTGTTCCCTAAATGAACCATCAATTATATCAACAAGTGATTTTTTGCTGTATGCTTTTCTTACTATTTTTACATGAGAATCTCTTTACCGTGGTAGCATCAATTATATCATTGTGAATTGTTGGCGAAGGGAGGTTATATGGTCGTCGATGGTATAGGAG includes these proteins:
- the LOC131616656 gene encoding K(+) efflux antiporter 2, chloroplastic-like, producing the protein MDIAFRFPQSKVGFNGFDSCVSFGGRGFGCAFLCYSRNSLKLETYCGGEFRGLNSKSKLSSSCRSSYTSSNYFKVNRRVWLKCKGNDSFGYDNGNGRKGLNEGNDLVSISGAELGEPLGEVGGEVEVEVKSVDELKELLQKALKELEAARVNSIVFEEKVKKISETAISLQDGAARAWTDVNSKLDIIQEIVSEEFIAKEAVQNATMALSLAEARLQVAVESLEVVSEDNGFVRDSSESDGGNGVVQEGKERLVAQEDIKECQTSLASCEAELRRLQSRKEELQNEVSMLHGMAEKAQLNAVKAEEDVTDIMHLAEQAVAFELEAAKRVNDAEIALHRAEKSVISINDDTADALQEKDAAALPEAEKLVQDFPGEVSVKGELEISSNDESLLATDSLETQSNKTGQISEVITQSGYLSDHDNGQFSIDSSKEAELEVEKSKNVVQAKKQETQKDLPRDNSPSTPKTSLKKSSRFFPASFFSSSTEETDYSPASIFNGLVESAQNQLPKLIVGLLLIGAGVTFFSNRAERSSQLLQQPEVIVTTVEEVSSNARPLVRQLQELANSIKKVIASLPDQEVNDEEASLFDMLWLLLASVIFVPLFQKIPGGSPVLGYLAAGILIGPYGLSIIRNVHGTKSIAEFGVVFLLFNIGLELSVERLSSMKKYVFGLGSAQVLLTAAVIGLVAHYICGQAGPAALVIGNGLALSSTAVVLQVLQERSESTSRHGRATFSVLLFQDLAVVVLLILIPLISPNSSKGGVGFQAIAEALGLAAVKAAVSITAIIAGGRLLLRPIYRQIAENQNAEIFSANTLFVVLGTSLLTARAGLSMALGAFLAGLLLAETEFSLQVESDIAPYRGLLLGLFFMTVGMAIDPKLLLSNFPVIIGTLGLLICGKTLLVALIGKVFGISLISAIRVGLLLAPGGEFAFVAFGEAVNQGIMSSQLSSLLFLVVGISMALTPWLAEGGQLIASRFEQHDVRSLLPVESETDDLHDHIIICGFGRVGQIIAQLLSERLIPFVALDVRSDRVAIGRSLDLPVYFGDAGSREVLHKVGAGRASAAAVTLDSPGANYRTVWALSKHFPNVKTFVRAHDVIHGLNLEKAGATAVVPETLEPSLQLAAAVLSEVKLPASEIAATINEFRSRHLAELTELSETSGSSLGYGYSRMMSKPKTQSPDSIDDSQVPEGST